The Amycolatopsis coloradensis sequence ACGTCGCCGGGGTGGCGCTCGTGCCCGCCATGCTCGCGCTCGCCCGCCTGCTGCTCAAGCCGAACGGCGTCGCCGGACCGCTCGCGATCGGCGTCGGCGTCGCCGGCCTGGCCGGCCTGCACACCAGCCTGATCTTCGTGATCATGGTCTACTTCCTGCTGATCCTGCTCGCGGTGCTGTTCCGCTTCGAGAAGATCGGCTGGCGCCGCAGCGCCGCCTCGCTGGTGGCCACGGTCGTGATGGCGGTCGTGCTCGGCGTCCCGCAGGTCCTTCCCGCGCTCTACAACGCCGGTGGTGTGACGAGCGCGTTCTGGGCCTCGGAGACCAGCGTGTCCGGCGCGCTCGGGCAGACGATCACGTTCTCGCCGATGGCGTCGTTCCCCCAGTGGTGGATCGGCATCCCGGCGATCATCGGGGTGTTCCTCCTGGTCAAGCACCGGCGGATGCTCTGGATGGTCGGCGCGTACGTCGTGCTCGGCGGCCTGTTCGCCGCGACGATCTCGCTGGAGACCCCGCTCATCCACACCCTGACCGGCGTGTTCTACAACGACCACTGGCGGATCGGCGCGCTCGTGCCGCTGGCGGGCGCCGTCGCGTTCGGCGAGTTCGTGCACACCGCGTCCGGCAAGTTCGCCGAGAAGATCGGCGAGCGGAAACCGAACCTGAACCCGTTCACCGCGGCCGTCGCGGGCGCGCTGGTGGTCGGCCTGGTCGTCGCGGTGCTGAGCAAGGGCGGCTACATCGGCCGCAACTCCGCACGGCTCGCGATGAACTACGGCCCGGACGGTCCCTCGGTCAGCAAGGGCGAGGAAGAGGCCTACGCCTGGCTCGGGAAGCACGTCGTCCCGGGCGAGCGGGTGATGAACGACAAGGCCGACGGCTCGGTGTGGCTGTACGCGCTCGCGGGGGTCCAGCCGGTCGAGTGGACCAACTACGGCGCCGAGTTCACCACCAAGGCGGGCTGGCTCAGCGTGTTCCTCAACGACATCAACCGCGAGCCGCGTGTGCGCGAGGCGCTCACCGACCTCAAGGTGCGCTACGTGCTGGTCGGCAAGGGCAAGGTGGCCCCCAACGCGCAGTCCGCGGTGGGCCTCCAGCGCCTCGACATCACTCCGGGTTTCAAACGCGTCTTCCACAACCTCGACGCGTCGGTTTACGAAATCGAAGGTCAGCAGGGTGTGGTCGCCGCCGGCGCCCCCGCCGGGTCCGACACCGCTCACGGCCAGTAAGAAGATAGAGTGATCCAGTGTCCAGTACGTCCGTGACCACCCGCCGCGTACTCATCGTGATGCCCGCTCTGAACGAGCAGGCCAGTGTCGGCGCGGTCATTTCCCAGGTCAAGCAGTCCTTGCCGGGCATGGACGTGCTGGTGGTCGACGACGGCTCGTCCGACGACACGGCCAAGCTCGCCCGTGCGGCGGGCGCGGAGGTGGCCCGCCTGGCGGTGAACCTCGGCGTCGGCGGGGCGATGCGCACCGGCTTCCGGTACGCGGCCGCCCGCGGCTACGACGTCGTCGTCCAGGTGGACGCGGACGGTCAGCACGATCCCGACGAGGTCGCCGCCCTGCTGGACGCGCTCGACGACGCCGACATCGCGATCGGCTCGCGGTTCGCGGGCAAGGGTTCGTACAAGGCGAGCGGCCCGCGGAAATACGCGATGGTCGCGCTCTCGGTCGTTTTCTCCCGGCTCGGGAAGACCAAGCTCACCGACGTGACCTCCGGCTTCAAGGCGATGGGCCCGCGCGCGATCAAACTGTTCGCCGCGTACTACCCGGCCGAATACCTCGGCGACACGGTCGAATCGCTGGTGATGGCGATCCGCGCCGAACTGAAGATCAAGGAAATCCCGGTGATCATGCGCGAACGGGCGGCCGGAACGCCGAGCCATTCGCCGGTGAAATCGGCCGTCTACCTCGGCCGCGCCGGACTCGCCCTGCTGCTGGCGCTGGTGCGCCGCCGCCCCGCCGTCGACTCGTCGGATTCGGCGTAAAAGGAGCTGATTATGGCTGGCTGGCGCATTCTCAGCATCGTCGTCGCCTGTCTCGTGCTGTTCGTCGTCCTCGAGATGATGCGGCGGCGGAAACTGCGGGAAAAGTACGCGGGTGTCTGGCTCGTCCTCGCCGTCGGCGTGGTCGTGCTCGCCCTCGTTCCGCAGGCCGCCGACTTCATGGCACGGATAACCGGCGTGCAGACGCCGTCGAACTTCGTATTCCTCTTGGCCGGCGTGGTGCTGGCGCTGGTCGCGTTGCATCTGTCGACCGAGGTCGGGCATCTCGAAGAAGAGGTCCGGACCTCCGTCGAGGAGATCGCGCTGCTCCGCTGCGAACTCGCCGACGCCCAGCGTGACCTGGAAGAACGGGTCGCCGCGCTCGAAGCCAGGACGGCCACGCCCGACAACGTCAAGGGGCTCCCCGAAGTGAGCCCCGCACGCGCACGCTGATCGACGCCCTTCTCGCGGCCACGCCGAGGCTGGGCGCCGTCCGCGTGCTGGCCGTCGACGGCCCGTCCGGCTCCGGGAAGTCCACGCTGGCCGGGAAGATCGTGGCCGAACTGGCCGGTCGTGGTGTCCGGGTGGCGCTGGTGAGCACCGACGAGTTCGCCACCTGGGACGAACCCGTTTCGTGGTGGCCGCGGCTGGAGACCGGTGTCCTGGAACCGCTGCGCGCGGGCAGGGTCGGCCGGTACCGGCGAGTGGACTGGTCCAGTGGCGTCCCACTGCCGGGTGAAGAGATCGAGATCCCGGTCCCCGAGGTGCTGGTGCTGGAGGGCGTTTCCAGTGGCCGCGCGCGGATGCGGCCGTCGTTGTCCCTGCTGACCTGGCTGGACGGCGGGAGCGAGGCCGAACGGCTGGACCGCGGTGTCGAGCGTGACGGCGAGGGGTCCCGGGCGGAACTGCGGCGCTGGCAGTTGTTCGAGCGCGGGTGGTTCGCGGTCGACGGGACCCGGGCCGCGGCGGATCGCGTTGTCACCCCTCGTGAGTGGTGAACCCCGAGCCGAGTGGCGGTTTCGCGTGACTGGACGGACGACACGCGTGTCGTCCGCTGGATCACGTATGTCGTCCGGTCGGTCACGCGAAACCACCGGTATCGGTACAGGCGGTCGTGAGTGGTAAGGACGGTTAGAACCGGCCTTAGCACTCACGAGAGGCGGCCCGATACCCGCGAATGTCCTGTTTTGTCAGTGACCCATTGGTTGTAGCGGTAAGCACCCATTTGAGTCAGTGACCCGGCACTCTACGCGTTAGTGGTCCGGAATTGATTACACTCCGTCCGGAATTGCGGACACTTTGCGGTCGTATTGGCCGTCGTGTAGCGCGATCGTAACCTCGCGTGCTTAAGTGCGGGCTGAGTTCCCGCTAGTGTCGGCGGGCACACCGATCGTCCGTGGAGCTCGACTTTCCGACCGACCGGACGGTGCCTAAACACCGAAAATCTCCTCAAGGGGTGCCAGATGCAGCAACTGCGGGTGACCCGAGCACGCCGTGTGGCCCTGATCGGGCTTGCCGGCGCACTCGCGGTCTCCATTTCCGCCTGTGCCGAATCGAAGCGTGAAGAAGGCGCAGGGGGTGGCTCGGGAGGCACGATGGTCTTCGGTGCCGCCGGTAACCCGAAGACGTTCGACCCGCTCTTCAACGACGACGGTGAGACCTTCCGCATCATCCGCCAGATGATGGACACGCTGATCATGAACAAGCCGGGGACCGCGGACCTCGAGCCTGGTCTGGCGGAGAAGTGGGAAGGCAGCAACGAAGGCAAGACCTGGACCTTCACCCTGAAGAAGGGTGTGAAGTTCCACGACGGCACCCCGTTCAACGCGGAAGCGGTCTGCTTCAACTTCAACCGCATGTTCAACATGAAGGGCGCCGCCGCCCAGAGCCAGATGATCTACTACGGCGACGTCTTCGAGGGCTTCGCCAAGAACGAGGGCGACGCTTCCGGCGACCCGGTCTTCAAGGACTGCCAGGTCAAGGACGAGTCCACCGCCGTCCTCAACCTGAACAAGGCCAAGGGCGCCTTCCCGGCGGCCTTCACGCTGCCGTCGTTCTCGATCCAGAGCCCGGACGCGCTGAAGAAGTACAACGCCGACGCCGTCACCCAGAGCGGTGACTCGTTCTCCTACCCGGAGTACGCGCTGAAGCACCCCACCGGCACCGGCCCGTTCAAGTTCGAGAGCTGGGACCAGGCCAAGGGTGAGATCACGCTGGTCAAGGCCACCGACTCGCCGACCCAGACGGCCAAGCTCGACAAGCTGGTCTTCAAGGTCATCCCGGACGAGAACGCCCGCAAGCAGGCGCTCAAGGCCGGCGACATCCAGGGCTACGACTACCCGTCGCCCGCGGACTACGGCCTGCTGCGCAACGACGGCGAGCAGGTGCTCATCCGCCCGTCGTTCAACATCCTGTACCTGGGCATCAACCAGAAGAACAACCCGAAGCTGAAGGACCTCAAGGTCCGCCAGGCGCTGGCCTACGGTCTCAACCGCGACCAGTTCGTGAAGTCGAAGCTCCCCGAGGGCGCCGAGACCGCGACGCAGTTCGTGCCGAAGGCGATCGACGGCTACAACGAGAACGTCACCAAGTACGACTACAACCTTCAGAAGGCGAAAGACCTGCTGAAGGAAGCCGGCGCCGAGGGCATGACCCTGAAGTTCTACTACCCGACCGAGGTCACCCGGCCGTACATGCCGAACCCGGCCGACATCTTCACCTCGCTGTCCGAGGACATGAAGGCCATGGGCATCAAGGTCGAGCCGGTCGCCAAGCCGTGGAACGGTGGCTACAAGGACGACGTCCAGAAGGCGGGCAAGCACGACGTGCACCTGCTCGGCTGGACCGGTGACTACAACGACGCCGGTAACTTCGTCGGTACCTTCTTCGGCCGCGAGAAGCCGGAGTTCGGGTTCACCAACCCGGAGCTGTTCTCGGCCATCTCGGCCGCGGACGCCGCGCCCGCCGGTGAGACGCACACCAAGGCGTACCAGGAAGTGAACCAGAAGATCATGGAATACCTGCCCGCCATCCCGATCTCCTACGGCCCCCCGGCGATCGTCGTGGGCCCGAAGGTGAAGGGCCTGGTGGCCAGCCCGCTGACCGACGAGCGCTTCTACACCGTCACGGTCAACTGATCCACCACCACTGAGCCACCAGGGGGTGGGCGCTACCGCGCCCGCCCCCTGTGGCCCATTCCCGGGCTGGCAACAAAGGAACGCACGTGCTCCGTTTTCTCGTGCGTCGGCTGCTACAAGCGATACCGACGCTCTTGATCCTGTCCATTTTGATCTTCGCCTGGCTCCGGTCCCTGCCCGGTGGCCCCGCCGGCGCCCTCCTGGGTGACAAGGCGACCCCGGAGAAGATCGCCGACCTGAACAAGCTCCTCGGCCTCGACGATCCGATTTTCGTCCAGTACTTCAAGTTCCTCGGCCGGGCGATCACCGGCGATTTCGGCAACTCGCTGGTCTCCGCCCAGCCGGTCATGTCGGAGATCGGGAACTTCCTTCCCGCCACGATCGAGCTCGGCTTCTGCGCGATGCTCATCGCGGTGGGCCTCGGCATCCCGTTCGGCTACCTGTCCGCCCGCTTCCGCGGCGGGGCCGTCGACAACGTCATCATCGTGCTCAGCCTGGTCGGCGTCGCCGTCCCGGTGTTCTTTCTCGGCTACATGATGCAGGACCTGCTGGCCGCCCCGCTGGGACTTCCCTCGCAGGGCCGTCAGATGGCCGGTCTCGACGCCACCACCGTCACCGGGTTCGCGGTCCTCGACGGCATCATCACCCAGGAATGGGACGCCGCCTGGGACGCGCTCACCCACCTGATCCTCCCGGCGTTCGCGCTGGCCACGATCCCGCTCGCGGTCATCGTCCGGATCACCCGGGCCTCGGTGCTGGACGTGCTGAACGAGGACTTCATCCGCACGGCCAACTCGAAGGGCCTGACCCAGCCGATCGTGCGGCGCCGTCACGTGCTCCGCAACGGGCTCCTGCCGGTGGTCACCGTCATCGGCCTCCAGACCGGCGCGCTGCTCGGTGGCGCCGTGCTGACCGAGCGGGTGTTCAACTTCCGCGGCCTCGGCTTCCTGCTCGCCGAAGGCATCGAGCGGCGTGACTACCCACGTCTGCAGGCGCTGCTGCTGTTCGGCGCGCTGGTCTACGTGCTGGTGAACATGCTGGTCGATATCTCGTACGGGCTCATCGACCCGAGGGTGCGTGTCCGATGAACACCTTGTTGAACAAGAAGAAGGAGCCGATCGACAAGCTCGCGGCTTCGTCGGCGAAGGGCCACAGCCTCGGTGGCGAGGCGCTGCGCCGGATGATGCGGAGCCCGGTGGCCATCACGGGCGCCGTGATCACCGGCCTGTTCCTGCTGGTGGCGATCTTCGCGCCGCTCCTGGCGCCGAAGGATCCCTACGAGCGGTATCTGCAGAGCCAGGTCATCCTCGGCCAGGGCATCATCCCGGGCGCTCAGCCCGGTTTCCCGCTCGGTGTCGACGACTTCGGCCGCGACTACCTTTCGCGGCTGCTGGTCGGCGCGCAGAACACGCTGCTGGTCGGTGTGCTCGCGACGATCATCGGCGTCGTGGTCGGCATGATCATCGGTGGCCTCGCCGGTGCGTTCGGCGGCTGGGTCGACACCGTGCTGATGCGGCTCGTCGACGTCATGCTGTCCGTGCCGTCGCTGCTGCTGGCGATCTCGGTCGCCGCGCTGTTCCAGAAGCCGAGCCAGTGGACGGTGATCGTCGCGGTGTCGATGGTCAGCGTGCCGATCTTCGCGCGGTTGCTGCGCGGTTCGATGCTCGCGCAGAGAAACAGCGACCACGTGCTCGCGGCGACGTCGCTCGGCGTCAAACGCGGGGCGATCGTGTTGCGGCATATGCTGCCCAACTCGCTCGGCCCGGTCATCGTGCAGGCCACGCTGACCCTGGCGACCGCGATCCTCGAGGCGGCGGCGCTGTCGTTCCTCGGTCTCGGCGATCCGGACCCGAACCGGGCGGAATGGGGCATCATGCTGAGCCGCAGCGCTCGGCAGTTCCTCGACATCCGCCCCGAGCTGGCGTACTACCCGGCGATCGCGATCATCATCGTCGCGCTCGGGTTCACGCTGCTCGGCGAGTCCCTGCGGGAAGCCCTCGATCCGAAGAACAGGCGGTGATTTCTGATGGCACTCCTCGAAGTACGCGACCTCAAGGTCGTTNGGACATCAGCAAGGCGATGGAGAACCCGGCTCAGCCGAGGGAAAGGGGCCTTCACGCGCTTCTCGCATTTAGAGGACTAAATGCGGGCAGGCGCCTGACCAGCGCGGAAGGCCACCTTCGGGCAGACTCGTGTCATGCGGGTCACAGTGCTGGGAGCGTCGGGGCGGACGGGGATCCACGTGGTCCGGCTTCTGCGGGGCCGAGGCCATCAGGTGCGGGCGGGGCTGCGCAGTCGTCGCCGCGCGGAGGAGGTCGCCGGTCTCGGCGCCGAAACCGTGGTCGCGGACGTCACCGCGGACGCGGAAGACCTCGTCGAGGCGCTCGCCGGTTCCGAGGTGGTGATCAGCGCGATCGGCGCACCCGATCCCGATCAGGCCTCCGTCGACCTCGTCGACCGCGACGGCGTGATCACCGCGATCCGCGCCGCCGAGAAGGCCGGTGTCTCGCGATTCGTGCAGCTTTCCGCGCAGTTCGCGGATTCGCCGGACCAGGGCGATCGCCTGGTGCGGTCGATCCTGATGGCGAAGCAGATCTCCGACAGTGTCCTGCGGCGCTCCAGCCTGAACTGGACGATCGTCCGGCCCGGCACGCTCACCGACGACCAGCCCACCGGCCGCGTCAAGCTCGGCGGTCACCTCGAACCGGGGCACGTCTCCCGCGCGGACGTCGCCGCCGTCCTGGTCGCCACCCTCGACGAGCCGCTCACCGAAAACCAGGGTTTCGACGTCATCGGCGGCGAGATCCCGATCCCCTCGGCGCTGGCTTCGTTCAGCTGAGCGCTCTCTTACGCTCCCGGGCCGCCCGCAGGTTGGCGACGTTCCCGCAGGTGCGCACGTCGTGCCAGACCCCGCTGTTGTTGCGCGAGACGTCGTAGAAGGCCGAACGGCAGCCGTCGAGACGGCACAGTTTCAGCCGCGGCCAGATCCCGGCCTGCTGCGCGAGCAGCGTCTCCGTCCACAGCGCCGACGCGAGCCACTGCCGTCCGGTACCGGACGGGAACAGCCGGACGACGCCGTCCCGCAGCGTCAGATCCGCCTTGACCGGTTTGCCGAAGTCCGCGTCCCCGCCTTCCAGGAGCGAAACGAAGGTCTCTCGCAGGTCGCGAAGCGCGCGAAGGTCGCCTGGCCCCAGCGTGATCTCGGGCACCTCGGCGTCCCGTGCCCGCGACCATTCCGCCAGCGCCTCGGCGGCCCAAGGCCGCGTCAGGTCGGTGTCGCTCAGCAGGTCGAGGCCGTAGGTCTTGATCGCCTTCGTGTTGAGGAAGTCCTGAACGAGCGCCAGCCCCGAGGGCGCGGTGCGTAACCGATATCGGTCCGTCGCGGTCCATGACATAGGTCAAGCGTACTTGACTCTGTCGGCGCGCGTCGCCATGCTGACGACAGAGGCAAACAATGATCACTTCTGTCAAGGGAGCACAGTCATGACCTCCATCGAAGGCGCCGTCGCCCTGGTCACCGGCGGGCAGCGCGGGCTCGGCAAGGCGTTCGTCGCCGAACTGCTGGCCCGCGGTGCCGCCAAGGTCTACGCGACCGCCAGGTCGCCGCGCGAGGAGACCGGCCCGCGGATCGTCCCGCTCCCGCTCGACGTCACCGACCCCGAATCCGTCCGCGCGCTGGCGGAGAAGGCGGGCGACGCCACGATCGTCTTCAACAACGCCGGAGTCCTCGGCCTCGGTTCGCTGTTGACCGATGACGTCGACGCGCACCGCCCGGTCTTCGAAACGAACGTCTTCGGCGCGCTGCGGATCGCGCAAGCGTTTGCGCCGCAGCTCAAGGACGGCGGAGCGCTGGTCAACGTGCATTCGATCCTGTCGTGGGCGGCCGGCTCGGGCTCCTATGGCGCGTCGAAGGCGGCCTTCTGGTCCCTCACGAATTCGCTCCGCATCGAGTTCGCCGACCAGGGCACGCAGGTCGTCGGCGTCCACCTCGGCTACACCGACACCGACATGACCCAGGGCCTCGACATCCCCAAGAACGACCCGCGCGACGTCGCCCGCCAGGTCGTCGACGGGCTGGAGAAGGGCGAGACCGAAGTGCTCACCGACGACCTCACCCGCCACGTCAAGGCCGCGCTGTCCGGCCCGGTCGAGCACCTCGGCACCAGCCGGATCGGCGCGTAGAAAACGATTGGCGTGAGGCCTCCGGCCCGAGGTAGTTTCGCCGCCATGTGTGCTTCCGCGTTCACCAGGACCCGCCGCGCCTAGCGGCGGATCCTCAGCGTCCAGCAAGGAACCGCCGCCCGAGCGAGTCATCGCCGGGCAGGCCTCGTGCTGCCCGGCTCACCTCGAAGCCGCGGAGATCCCTTGCGCACACAGCGTCCTGGCCGTCATGAACTCGGCCAGAACTTCCTCATCGACCGGAACACCATCGAAACCGTCGTGAAGCTCGTCGCCGCGACCGGCGGGCCGATCATCGAATTCGGCACGGGCGACGGCGCGCTGACCCTGCCGCTGGAACGGCTCGCCAGGCCGCTGACCGGCATCGAGATCGATGCCCGCCGTGCCGGCCGGCTGGCGGGGCGCGTCCGGGCGTCCACGGAGATCGTCACCGCGGACTACCTGCGGTTCCCCCTGCCGAAGACGCCACACGTACTGGTCGGCAATCTGCCGTTCCACCTGACCACCGCGACCCTGCGTCACGTCCTCGCCGCTCCCGGCTGGACGGACGCCGTCCTGCTCATGCAGTGGGAGGTGGCGCGCCGCCGGGCCGGGGTCGGTGGCGCGACCATGATGACCGCGCAGTGGTGGCCGTGGTTCGGCTTCCGGCTGGCAGGCCGGGTGCCCGCCGCGGCGTTCCGCCCGCGGCCCGGCGTCGACGGCGGTCTGCTCACCATGACCCGCCGCGAGCGTCCGCTCGTCGAAGACGCGGATCGAGTGCGCTACCAGGACTTCGTACGGCGGGTGTTCACCTGTCCCGGCAAGGAAGTCGTGCCCAAAAGCCTCACCGCACACCAGTGGGCTGAGGCGTTTCGGCTTCGGCGAGGAAGTCCGGTTCGCGCACGCGGCGCTTCGTCGAACCGAACAGGACGCCGCCGATGACCACGGCCGCCGCGAGGATCTCCACAAGTGAAGGGCGTTCGTCGAGGACCAGGAACGCCATCGACAGCCCGACGACCGGCACCAGCAGCGAGAACGGCGCGACCACACCCGCCGGGTTGCGGCGCATCAGCGACGTCCAGATCCCGGAGCCGACGATCGTGCCGAACAGCACGACGTAGGCGAGGCCGCCGAGGCCGATCAGCCCGGTGGTGGTGCCGAGGGTGCTCAGCGAGTGGCCGATCTCGGCGGGGCCCTCCATGACCAGCGACAGCGCGAACATCGGCAGCGGCGGCACCACGGACATCCAGAGGACGAAGTTCAGCGGGTTGTCCGGTGCCGCCTGCCGCGTGCTCAGGTTGCCGAACGCCCAGCTCAGGGCGCCGAGGAGGGTCAGGATCACCGGCAGCAGGGCGGCGTTCCCGGCCTGCTGCCAGGCGATCGTCGCCATCCCGGCGACGGCGAGCAGGATGCCGGTGAGCTGCCGTCCGGACACGCGTTCACGCAGGAAGACGGCGCCGAGCAGGACGGTGAACGGCGCCGACGCCTGCAGCACCAGCGACGCGAGACCGGTCGGCATGCCGGTGTCCATCGCGATGAAGAGGAACACGAACTGCCCGGTACCGAAGCCCAGCCCGTAGCCGAGCAGGTGGCGGATCTTCACCTTCGGCCACGGTACGAACAGGATCGTCGGGATGGCGATGACCGCGAAGCGCAGCCCGCCGGCGAAGACGGGCGGGAACTGGCCGAGGGTGGCGTGGATGGCGAGGAAGTTGCAGCCCCAGAGGACGGCGACGAGTAGGGCGAGCAGACGATCGCGGGCGGGCATGTCTTCACTCTTACGTGGTGCGACCCTTTAGGACCAGCGAGAATATTTGCAGCGATCGTTCAGTTCGGCTTCACATATGCTGGCGGTATGGACATCGGCCGGTTGCGGACCCTGCGGGAATTCGCCGACCGCGGCAGCGTGACGGCGGCCGCGAAGGCGTTGCACTGCACGCCGTCCGCGGTTTCCCAGCAGCTGCGCGCCTTGCAGAGTGACGTCGGTCTCGCGCTGACCGAACCCGCCGGAAGAGGACTGAGGCTGACCGACGCGGGTCGCGCGCTGGTCGCCCGCGCGGACGACGTGCTCGCCGCCCTCGAACGCGCGGAGTCCGAATTGGACACTTATCGCAGTGCCCCGCGCGGCCGGGTCCGGGTGGCGATCTTCCAGTCGGCAGGGCTGATGCTGCTGCCAGGGCTGCTGCGCCGGACGGCGGAGTTCGACGGGCTGGACGTCATCGTCCGCGACGTCGACATGACCCCGCCGGAGGTCCCCGGGCTCGTCGCGGATTACGACATCGTGGTGGCGCACCGGGACGAGCACGCGCCGTCGCTCGGCTCGGACCGGCTGGAGACGCGGCATCTGCTGCGTGAACCGCTCGACGTCGCGCTCCCCGCCGGGCACCGGCTGGCGAAGCGGCGCCGCATCGAGCTGGCCGAACTCGCCGACGAACGCTGGATCAGCGTCAACGCGGGGTTCCCGGTGGACGACATCCTCCAGTCGCTGATCATCCGCACCGGGGTGCGCCCGCAGGTCGTCCAGCGCATCAACGATTTCCGCATCACCGAGCGGCTCGTCGCCGCCGGGCACGGGATCGCGCTGCTTCCCCGGTACACAATGGACACTCGGCGTGGCAGCGGTCTCGTCGGCCGCCCGCTCGCCGGGATCAAGGCGGCGCGGCACGTGGAAGCGGTCTACCGGATCGGGGCGTCTTCCCGGCCGGCGGTGG is a genomic window containing:
- a CDS encoding LysR family transcriptional regulator, with amino-acid sequence MDIGRLRTLREFADRGSVTAAAKALHCTPSAVSQQLRALQSDVGLALTEPAGRGLRLTDAGRALVARADDVLAALERAESELDTYRSAPRGRVRVAIFQSAGLMLLPGLLRRTAEFDGLDVIVRDVDMTPPEVPGLVADYDIVVAHRDEHAPSLGSDRLETRHLLREPLDVALPAGHRLAKRRRIELAELADERWISVNAGFPVDDILQSLIIRTGVRPQVVQRINDFRITERLVAAGHGIALLPRYTMDTRRGSGLVGRPLAGIKAARHVEAVYRIGASSRPAVAKVLDALADEVGALTGERDSSGGPARSGARRRSA
- a CDS encoding EamA family transporter, whose product is MPARDRLLALLVAVLWGCNFLAIHATLGQFPPVFAGGLRFAVIAIPTILFVPWPKVKIRHLLGYGLGFGTGQFVFLFIAMDTGMPTGLASLVLQASAPFTVLLGAVFLRERVSGRQLTGILLAVAGMATIAWQQAGNAALLPVILTLLGALSWAFGNLSTRQAAPDNPLNFVLWMSVVPPLPMFALSLVMEGPAEIGHSLSTLGTTTGLIGLGGLAYVVLFGTIVGSGIWTSLMRRNPAGVVAPFSLLVPVVGLSMAFLVLDERPSLVEILAAAVVIGGVLFGSTKRRVREPDFLAEAETPQPTGVR